The proteins below come from a single Mesobacillus jeotgali genomic window:
- a CDS encoding alpha/beta-type small acid-soluble spore protein encodes MARNSNKLLVPGVEQFMDQVKYEIAQEFGVNLGSDTVSRANGSVGGEITKRLVQQAQAQLSGQNKQ; translated from the coding sequence ATGGCTCGAAATTCAAATAAATTGCTTGTTCCTGGCGTTGAACAATTCATGGACCAGGTTAAATATGAGATTGCTCAGGAATTCGGGGTTAATCTCGGTTCCGATACGGTTTCCAGAGCAAACGGTTCAGTTGGCGGAGAGATCACTAAACGACTGGTGCAGCAGGCACAGGCACAGCTCTCAGGACAAAACAAACAATAA
- a CDS encoding TrkH family potassium uptake protein — protein sequence MWINIRRRLDKLSPAQIIVAYYLIAVVVSMSLLSLPVAIQPGAKWSFMDALFTAASAVSVTGLSVITVRDTFTVPGIFILMFVLQFGGIGVMALGTFFWLIIRKKIGLKERRLIMMDQNQTSMSGLVKLLKEILLIIVIIEIIGALLLGLYFLKYFPTWQEAFLHGLFASVSATTNGGFDITGASLIPYAQDYFVVTINMLLITLGAIGFPVLVELKSFLFRNKKNGPFRFSLFLKITTLTFLGLLIFGTVAIWGLEYNHFLSDKSLLDSFFYAFFQSTTTRSGGLATMDVNDFTDPTLFLMAALMFIGASPSSVGGGIRTTTFALNLLFLYHFARGRRAIKIFNRELHQDDIIKSLVVSIMAVLICFFAVLILMVTENQSLLAIIFEVASAFGTTGLSMGITPELSNIGKMVLIILMFIGRVGVISFLLIIGGKTEKESVHYPKERVIIG from the coding sequence ATGTGGATTAATATTAGAAGAAGGTTAGACAAATTATCACCTGCGCAAATTATTGTTGCGTATTATTTGATAGCGGTAGTTGTCTCGATGAGCTTATTAAGTTTGCCTGTTGCCATACAGCCCGGGGCAAAGTGGTCATTCATGGATGCATTATTCACAGCTGCCAGTGCCGTCAGTGTGACTGGATTATCAGTTATTACGGTACGTGATACCTTTACGGTGCCGGGAATCTTTATTCTTATGTTTGTCCTGCAGTTCGGCGGAATTGGTGTTATGGCGCTTGGCACTTTCTTCTGGTTGATCATAAGGAAGAAAATAGGCCTGAAGGAACGCAGATTGATTATGATGGACCAGAACCAGACTTCCATGTCAGGACTCGTGAAACTGCTGAAAGAAATTCTTTTGATCATTGTCATTATTGAAATTATTGGTGCGCTTCTATTAGGTTTATATTTCTTGAAATACTTTCCGACATGGCAAGAAGCTTTTCTCCATGGCTTGTTTGCATCTGTAAGTGCCACTACAAATGGAGGGTTTGATATTACTGGGGCCTCACTGATTCCATATGCTCAGGATTATTTTGTGGTTACAATCAATATGCTATTGATTACTCTTGGTGCAATTGGTTTCCCGGTGCTGGTTGAATTGAAAAGTTTCCTTTTCAGAAACAAAAAAAACGGGCCGTTCCGATTCTCACTATTCCTTAAGATTACAACTCTTACGTTCCTCGGCCTTCTAATTTTTGGAACAGTTGCAATCTGGGGTTTGGAATATAATCATTTCCTATCCGATAAATCTTTGCTGGATTCATTCTTTTATGCGTTTTTCCAGTCTACCACAACCAGAAGCGGTGGATTGGCGACAATGGATGTTAATGATTTTACAGACCCTACATTGTTTTTGATGGCAGCTTTGATGTTCATCGGGGCATCACCAAGCTCGGTCGGCGGTGGGATCCGAACAACAACTTTCGCGCTAAACCTCTTATTCCTTTACCATTTTGCGCGAGGAAGGCGAGCAATTAAAATATTTAACAGAGAATTGCACCAGGATGATATTATCAAGTCTTTGGTTGTTTCCATTATGGCTGTTCTTATATGTTTCTTTGCGGTCCTTATCTTGATGGTGACAGAGAATCAATCCTTGTTGGCCATTATTTTTGAAGTTGCATCTGCTTTCGGAACAACAGGCCTATCCATGGGCATCACGCCAGAGCTTTCAAATATCGGAAAAATGGTTCTGATCATCTTGATGTTCATCGGAAGAGTTGGAGTCATATCCTTCTTGTTGATCATTGGCGGAAAAACAGAGAAAGAAAGCGTTCATTATCCAAAAGAGCGTGTGATAATAGGGTAA
- a CDS encoding DUF3905 domain-containing protein has protein sequence MDEKDRDLKPLDIEETLPHQINAPSFKDTGIDMKAPFKNEHGVIIGDSLYASENSPLENWTDETDPAVMAGDEWVHPTNDIGWNTAENRELLEEKRKPQGYPFMHPTKDVSKGQD, from the coding sequence ATGGATGAAAAAGACCGGGACCTGAAACCATTGGATATCGAAGAAACCTTGCCTCATCAAATTAATGCTCCAAGCTTCAAGGATACTGGAATCGATATGAAGGCTCCGTTCAAAAATGAGCATGGAGTCATCATCGGGGACAGTCTATACGCATCAGAAAACTCCCCGCTCGAGAATTGGACTGACGAGACGGATCCCGCTGTCATGGCTGGCGATGAATGGGTCCATCCGACCAACGATATCGGTTGGAATACAGCAGAAAACAGAGAGCTTCTTGAGGAAAAAAGAAAACCGCAGGGCTATCCATTCATGCACCCTACAAAGGACGTAAGCAAAGGCCAAGATTAA
- a CDS encoding B12-binding domain-containing radical SAM protein gives MKIVLTTLNAKYIHTNLAIRYLKAYAQPEFDVTLVEYTIKDPAINIVSDLVQKQPDVIGFSCYIWNIEETIKVIKMIKKINPEIKIIAGGPEVTYDVQEWMKEVPEFDFIVIGEGEQTFKQLLSALASGTDFSEVPGIAYRKNDIIQMNPQRNKLDLKELPSPYRFEADLPHLAKRVTYLETSRGCPFSCQFCLSSIEVGVRYFDREKVKEDIRYLMSNGAKTIKFVDRTFNISRSYAMEMFRFLIDEHLPGTVFQFEITADIMRPEVIEFLNQEAPAGLFRFEIGVQSTNDYTNELVMRKQNFDKLKRTVTMVKDGGKIDQHLDLIAGLPEEDYQSFKKTFNDVFAMRPEELQLGFLKMLRGTGLRLRAEQHDYVYMDHSPYEILGNNVLNFNDIIRIKQVEDVLEKYWNDHRMDRTIEYLVTKVFPSPFDFFQDFGSYWETKGWSRIGHQLEDLFKRLFSFLQEKGVDNLEAIESLMKYDYLASMKYKPRKPWWELSLDKQERSELYRGIIHKPEALGHQYSELNISEKDLYKHTLLENINIDLETFIEDGEIEHSSSYMLVYFDSKMEHPQFFTFKMKDVKPA, from the coding sequence ATGAAAATAGTTTTAACAACGCTTAACGCGAAATATATACACACAAACCTTGCAATAAGATACCTTAAGGCATATGCTCAGCCGGAGTTTGACGTGACGCTTGTTGAATATACAATCAAAGACCCTGCAATAAATATTGTCTCGGATTTGGTTCAAAAGCAGCCAGATGTTATTGGGTTCAGCTGCTACATTTGGAATATTGAAGAAACCATTAAAGTCATCAAGATGATTAAGAAAATCAATCCTGAAATAAAAATCATTGCAGGGGGACCAGAGGTTACTTACGACGTCCAGGAATGGATGAAGGAAGTGCCGGAGTTTGATTTCATCGTCATCGGTGAAGGTGAGCAGACATTCAAGCAGCTCCTTTCTGCACTAGCTTCAGGAACGGATTTTTCCGAAGTACCTGGCATAGCTTACCGAAAAAACGACATCATCCAAATGAATCCCCAGCGCAATAAGCTGGATTTGAAAGAACTTCCGTCTCCATATCGTTTTGAAGCTGACCTTCCCCATCTAGCTAAAAGGGTCACTTATTTGGAAACAAGCCGCGGCTGCCCGTTCAGCTGCCAGTTTTGCCTTTCCTCGATTGAAGTTGGGGTCCGGTACTTCGACCGGGAGAAGGTCAAGGAGGATATCCGTTACTTAATGTCAAACGGAGCAAAGACAATCAAATTCGTCGACAGAACGTTCAATATCAGCCGCAGCTACGCAATGGAAATGTTCCGTTTCCTGATTGATGAGCACTTGCCTGGGACGGTGTTCCAATTTGAGATCACTGCTGATATCATGCGCCCTGAGGTCATTGAATTCCTGAACCAGGAGGCGCCTGCCGGGTTGTTCCGCTTCGAAATCGGAGTCCAGTCGACTAATGATTACACAAACGAACTGGTCATGAGGAAACAGAATTTCGATAAGCTGAAGCGTACCGTAACTATGGTCAAGGATGGCGGAAAAATTGATCAGCATCTTGATTTAATCGCTGGCCTGCCGGAAGAAGATTATCAGTCGTTCAAAAAAACGTTCAATGATGTGTTTGCCATGCGTCCTGAAGAATTGCAGCTTGGCTTCCTGAAGATGCTTAGAGGGACGGGTTTGAGACTGAGAGCTGAACAACATGATTACGTGTATATGGATCATTCACCGTATGAAATCCTTGGGAATAATGTCCTTAATTTCAATGACATCATCAGGATTAAGCAGGTTGAAGATGTACTTGAGAAATATTGGAATGACCACCGGATGGATCGTACCATTGAATATCTTGTTACAAAGGTATTCCCATCGCCATTTGACTTCTTCCAGGATTTCGGTTCTTATTGGGAGACAAAAGGCTGGTCCCGGATTGGCCATCAGCTCGAAGACTTGTTCAAAAGGCTGTTTAGCTTTCTTCAGGAAAAAGGTGTAGATAATCTTGAAGCAATTGAAAGCCTGATGAAGTATGATTATCTTGCCAGCATGAAATACAAACCAAGAAAGCCATGGTGGGAACTAAGTCTGGACAAACAAGAGCGTTCCGAATTGTACCGCGGCATCATCCATAAACCTGAAGCCCTTGGCCATCAGTACTCCGAATTGAACATTAGTGAAAAAGATTTATATAAGCATACACTGCTTGAGAATATTAACATTGATCTCGAGACATTTATTGAAGATGGCGAAATTGAGCATTCTTCTTCATACATGCTTGTTTATTTTGATTCTAAAATGGAGCATCCTCAATTCTTCACTTTTAAGATGAAAGATGTAAAGCCGGCTTAA
- a CDS encoding acyltransferase family protein, with protein sequence MKQQRDYYFDNAKFILIFFVVFGHLLRSFIEDNEMIYNIYKVIYTFHMPAFILVSGFFARGFNKKGYVMKIAKKLILPYFIFQLIYSIFYYFLYSKSTFTMDPLNPHWSLWFLISLFCWNIMLIGFSKLKAPVGLLIAFGLGLGVGYVDWISNYLSLSRTFVFFPLFLLGYHLTKDHIKTLTRPAFKIGALAVFTVVFLGFLFNPEIDYKWLLGSKPYSIMEAASISSMLTRLGFYLLSLLMVFSFLTIVPKKQYFFTNLGKNTLYVYLLHGFFVRTFRESEVQNFFHSPERILLLAVIALLLTFLLSSKYAAAIAQPLIEFKTSRINRLKTRFTAILRFYRRKMLSN encoded by the coding sequence ATGAAACAACAGCGAGATTACTACTTTGACAATGCCAAGTTCATCTTGATTTTTTTCGTCGTATTTGGCCATCTTTTGCGCTCGTTCATTGAAGACAATGAAATGATTTACAATATTTATAAAGTCATTTATACATTCCATATGCCGGCCTTCATTCTTGTTTCGGGATTTTTTGCAAGAGGCTTCAATAAAAAAGGCTATGTAATGAAAATAGCCAAAAAGTTAATATTGCCATATTTTATTTTTCAGCTTATCTATTCTATTTTTTATTATTTCCTTTACAGCAAGTCTACTTTTACGATGGATCCATTGAACCCTCATTGGTCTCTATGGTTTTTGATCAGCTTATTCTGTTGGAACATTATGCTGATTGGTTTTTCAAAACTTAAGGCACCAGTTGGACTGTTGATTGCTTTTGGATTGGGATTGGGTGTCGGATATGTAGACTGGATTTCCAACTATCTGAGCCTTTCGAGGACTTTTGTCTTCTTTCCATTGTTCCTGCTTGGGTACCATTTAACGAAGGACCATATAAAAACATTGACGAGGCCCGCCTTCAAAATTGGAGCATTGGCGGTCTTCACTGTAGTGTTTTTAGGATTCTTGTTCAACCCGGAAATAGATTATAAATGGCTCCTTGGTTCAAAACCTTATTCAATAATGGAAGCAGCTTCAATATCAAGCATGCTAACACGATTAGGCTTCTATCTATTAAGTCTGCTAATGGTGTTCAGCTTCTTGACCATCGTTCCAAAGAAACAATATTTCTTTACAAACCTTGGGAAGAATACGCTTTATGTCTACTTGCTGCACGGATTTTTTGTACGAACCTTCCGCGAAAGCGAAGTTCAGAACTTCTTCCATAGTCCTGAACGTATCCTTTTGCTGGCTGTCATCGCACTCCTGCTGACCTTCCTGTTGTCCAGCAAGTACGCTGCAGCAATCGCACAGCCGCTGATCGAATTCAAAACTTCAAGAATCAACCGGCTCAAAACCCGGTTCACAGCCATCCTGAGGTTCTATAGAAGGAAGATGTTGAGTAATTAG
- a CDS encoding 2-oxoacid:acceptor oxidoreductase family protein: MSILPKKNELGFYEIRLESIGGLGANLAGKMLAEAGVLGLGLNGSNFSSYGSEKKGSPVKSFIRFCEPDTEIRVHSPIEEPHVVGVFHEALYKMVDVVSGLRPDGILLVNSTRDFDDIKKDLHLEHGTLAIVDALSIAVEEKTKVNTAMLGALYRIIDFLDPEAMKNVIRKTFEKKYPHLVEPNIRTFERGYNDVHFKTYAPEEGAKGKEFKRPMPLLGYETQEIGGVITAQANSVLKDLSGSRQGFLPQFNQQECINCAACDTACPDYCFVWEEGEDKRGRKQMFLKGIDYQYCKGCLKCVEACPTTALSELREMIGYAEENQVKHNYPYVTGGVS, from the coding sequence ATGTCTATCTTACCGAAAAAGAATGAATTAGGTTTTTATGAGATACGGCTAGAGTCGATTGGAGGGCTTGGTGCAAACCTTGCTGGAAAGATGCTTGCGGAAGCAGGTGTTTTGGGCCTTGGATTAAACGGTTCCAACTTTTCTTCATATGGATCGGAGAAAAAAGGATCGCCGGTGAAAAGCTTTATCCGTTTCTGTGAACCTGATACTGAGATCAGGGTTCATAGTCCAATAGAAGAGCCGCATGTTGTTGGTGTATTCCATGAGGCACTTTATAAAATGGTCGATGTAGTCAGCGGTTTGCGCCCAGACGGGATTCTGCTGGTGAATTCAACGAGAGACTTTGACGATATCAAAAAAGATCTTCATCTAGAGCATGGAACACTTGCAATTGTTGATGCACTTTCAATCGCAGTGGAAGAAAAAACGAAAGTAAATACAGCGATGCTAGGAGCATTGTACCGCATCATTGACTTCCTTGATCCCGAAGCGATGAAAAATGTCATCCGCAAAACTTTTGAAAAGAAATATCCTCATTTAGTCGAGCCGAATATCAGAACGTTCGAGAGAGGCTACAATGACGTTCATTTTAAAACATACGCACCTGAAGAAGGTGCAAAGGGCAAAGAATTCAAACGTCCAATGCCGCTTCTTGGTTATGAAACACAAGAAATCGGCGGTGTGATTACAGCGCAGGCAAACAGCGTCCTCAAGGATTTAAGCGGTTCCAGACAGGGATTCCTGCCCCAATTCAATCAGCAGGAATGCATCAACTGCGCTGCATGTGATACTGCATGTCCTGATTATTGCTTTGTTTGGGAAGAGGGAGAAGACAAACGAGGCAGAAAGCAAATGTTCCTAAAGGGAATCGATTATCAATATTGCAAAGGCTGCCTGAAGTGTGTAGAAGCATGTCCTACTACTGCATTAAGTGAGCTGAGGGAAATGATCGGCTATGCTGAGGAGAATCAAGTTAAACATAACTATCCTTATGTGACTGGAGGGGTTTCTTAA
- a CDS encoding thiamine pyrophosphate-dependent enzyme, giving the protein MSVLEENVKAMSTAEQVTTFESGNEMAAMAAAQINYHIMGYFPITPSTEVAQYLDMMKSRGEHDIKLIPADGEHGSAGICYGAAATGARVFNATSANGLMYMLEQLPVQSGTRYPMVLNLVTRSISGPLDIRGDHSDLYFALNTGWVILTARTPQAVYDMNIMALKIAEHSDVRLPVMVAYDGFFTSHQKRKVNYFKDRAVVQRFVGEAPTEYNFARDPKKPLTIGAHMNGDDLTNNHFQQSEAMYRAKDVYKEVAAEYAKLSGRNYDILDLYQMEDADVALFLLNSAAESAKDVVDRLREKGIKAGVISPNIIRPFPAQEIREALKNVKSLLVGERADSYGGHGPNLTHEIKSALQEDRENTTIVQSRVFGLGGKDFYADDAEAFFGMAIDAMEKGYAEKPFDYYGHVAGDPEKALKQVIEPQHGDVYNSGLIQVTRDEEKNKLNVKIPPLRALTTKPKRIASGHGACPGCGIFGGLELFFKGIEGDLVILFQTGCAYVVTTAYPHTSHKQTTIHNLFQNGAATLSGTLEAFLELKRRGEIEVSADATFVMVTGDGGMDIGMGSAIGTALRGHKLIMLEYDNEGYMNTGSQLSYSTPFGHMTSTSNVGKAQKGKAFHHKDTAQIMASTNIPYVFTGTEAFPQDLVKKAAKAQWYAQNVGTVYGKLLITCPLNWKSEDRFGQTIVEAAVNSNFFPLYEVEQGITNITYDPEAKNKKIPLADWLKYMGKTKHLLKEENKDMLVEFEEEVEKRWQRLKAKHENEYL; this is encoded by the coding sequence ATGTCTGTTCTTGAAGAAAATGTGAAGGCAATGAGTACAGCAGAGCAGGTGACAACCTTTGAATCAGGAAATGAAATGGCGGCGATGGCTGCAGCTCAAATTAATTATCATATTATGGGCTATTTCCCGATTACCCCTTCTACAGAAGTTGCACAGTATCTGGATATGATGAAATCCAGGGGAGAGCATGATATCAAATTGATTCCTGCGGATGGAGAACATGGTTCTGCAGGAATCTGTTATGGAGCAGCAGCAACCGGAGCCCGCGTGTTCAACGCAACAAGCGCTAACGGGTTGATGTATATGCTTGAGCAGCTCCCGGTCCAATCCGGTACACGTTATCCAATGGTCTTAAACCTGGTAACTCGTTCAATCAGCGGTCCGCTTGATATCCGCGGTGATCATTCAGATTTGTATTTTGCGTTAAATACAGGATGGGTTATTCTGACCGCCAGGACACCACAGGCTGTCTACGATATGAACATAATGGCACTGAAAATCGCAGAACACTCAGATGTGCGACTGCCTGTAATGGTAGCTTATGATGGCTTCTTTACATCTCACCAAAAACGCAAAGTGAACTATTTCAAGGATAGGGCTGTTGTACAGAGATTTGTTGGCGAAGCACCGACGGAATATAATTTTGCCAGAGATCCTAAGAAGCCGTTGACAATCGGAGCGCACATGAATGGCGACGACTTGACCAACAACCACTTCCAGCAGTCAGAAGCAATGTACAGAGCGAAGGATGTTTATAAAGAAGTAGCAGCAGAATATGCAAAACTATCAGGAAGAAACTATGATATCCTTGACCTTTATCAAATGGAAGATGCTGACGTAGCACTGTTCCTATTGAACTCAGCAGCAGAGTCTGCAAAGGATGTTGTAGACAGACTTCGTGAGAAGGGAATCAAAGCCGGCGTTATCAGTCCAAATATCATCCGGCCGTTCCCTGCACAAGAAATCAGGGAAGCACTGAAGAATGTCAAATCACTTCTTGTTGGTGAGCGAGCAGACTCCTACGGTGGACATGGGCCTAACCTAACGCACGAAATTAAGTCCGCGCTTCAGGAAGACAGGGAAAATACGACAATCGTCCAGAGCAGGGTGTTTGGACTTGGCGGCAAGGACTTCTATGCAGATGATGCTGAAGCATTTTTCGGTATGGCAATTGACGCTATGGAAAAAGGATACGCAGAAAAGCCGTTCGACTACTACGGACATGTTGCTGGCGATCCTGAAAAAGCATTGAAGCAAGTCATTGAACCGCAGCATGGCGATGTCTATAATTCAGGACTGATCCAGGTAACAAGAGATGAAGAAAAGAATAAATTGAATGTCAAAATTCCGCCTTTAAGAGCCTTGACTACAAAGCCGAAGCGAATTGCGTCAGGTCATGGCGCATGTCCAGGCTGCGGCATCTTCGGCGGACTGGAGCTATTCTTTAAAGGGATTGAAGGAGACCTCGTCATACTATTCCAAACGGGCTGTGCTTATGTAGTCACAACTGCGTATCCTCACACATCCCATAAGCAGACGACAATCCATAACCTGTTCCAGAATGGGGCGGCAACGTTATCAGGTACTCTCGAAGCATTCCTTGAACTGAAGCGACGCGGTGAAATCGAAGTGTCAGCAGATGCGACCTTCGTTATGGTTACCGGAGATGGCGGTATGGACATTGGCATGGGTTCGGCTATCGGTACGGCACTTCGCGGACACAAACTGATCATGCTCGAATACGATAACGAGGGTTATATGAACACCGGGTCCCAGCTTTCCTATTCCACTCCTTTCGGCCATATGACGAGCACATCAAACGTCGGAAAGGCACAAAAGGGTAAAGCGTTCCATCATAAGGATACAGCCCAGATCATGGCATCTACCAATATTCCTTATGTATTCACTGGAACGGAAGCCTTCCCGCAGGACCTAGTGAAAAAGGCCGCAAAGGCTCAGTGGTATGCGCAAAATGTAGGTACTGTTTACGGTAAACTTTTGATAACATGCCCGCTCAACTGGAAATCTGAGGATCGCTTTGGCCAGACAATTGTCGAAGCAGCTGTGAACTCGAACTTCTTCCCGTTATACGAAGTGGAACAAGGTATCACAAATATAACTTATGATCCTGAAGCGAAAAATAAGAAGATCCCATTAGCAGATTGGCTGAAATATATGGGAAAAACCAAGCATTTATTAAAAGAAGAAAATAAAGATATGCTTGTAGAATTTGAAGAAGAAGTCGAAAAAAGATGGCAGCGTCTTAAAGCAAAACATGAGAACGAGTATCTATAA
- a CDS encoding ATP-binding protein, protein MSSANKADEIKALKEKIAALEQENSSLKERINSDQRKASDSFVHMASAEGQATNFADKFSTDEGLLKSFFLDTLDGIVFWGKCGQIIAANEATCKIFGLTQDELLKHKISDFIYKKDEKYREMKQTINEKGALREETFFLLPNGEKRLLEFTVKLNAGDGFHMTIVRDASERYHMEQQLRKSEERFRRIFEGSIEGMILWDENCKHYEINPSGRAKLELKPEDLKEENFRKLFMNLGLSEELIDEKIQSLLRKGRLDGRITIPYANGRMKHFEYSIKRHLVDNLNLIVFRNITEKIEMEAQLHKSDTLNMLGELAAGIAHEIRNPMTALKGFIQLLESSSGDAYSLYFQVIKTELQRIDSIINEFLVLAKPQSIKFEYTNISRIMDETAALLTAQAVLHDVQIKTIYDDDLPELMCEPNQLKKVFINIIKNAIEVMAKGGFVTVTVSQAPGNRIHICIKDEGEGIPADQIKKLGEPFYTTKERGTGLGLMVSFKIIEEHGGTIEIESEVGHGTIFHIYLPITKEASD, encoded by the coding sequence GTGAGTAGTGCTAACAAGGCAGATGAGATAAAGGCACTGAAGGAAAAAATAGCCGCTTTAGAACAAGAAAATTCCTCATTAAAAGAGAGGATCAATAGCGATCAGAGAAAAGCATCCGACTCTTTTGTACATATGGCCTCTGCAGAAGGCCAGGCAACAAATTTCGCTGATAAATTCAGTACGGACGAGGGTTTGCTAAAAAGCTTTTTCCTGGATACTTTGGATGGAATTGTGTTCTGGGGTAAATGCGGGCAAATCATTGCAGCTAATGAAGCAACCTGCAAGATTTTCGGGCTCACTCAGGATGAATTGTTAAAGCATAAAATATCGGACTTTATCTATAAAAAGGACGAGAAATATAGAGAGATGAAACAAACGATCAATGAAAAAGGCGCATTGCGTGAGGAAACGTTCTTTCTGCTGCCGAATGGGGAGAAAAGGCTGCTCGAATTCACTGTAAAGCTCAATGCTGGCGATGGTTTTCACATGACCATTGTCCGCGATGCAAGTGAGCGCTATCATATGGAGCAGCAGCTCCGGAAAAGTGAAGAGCGCTTCAGGAGAATTTTTGAAGGATCAATTGAGGGTATGATTCTTTGGGATGAGAATTGTAAGCACTATGAGATCAATCCTTCAGGAAGGGCTAAACTCGAATTGAAGCCGGAAGACCTGAAAGAGGAGAACTTCCGGAAGCTGTTCATGAATCTAGGACTCTCGGAAGAATTGATCGATGAAAAAATTCAGTCATTGCTCCGGAAAGGGAGACTTGACGGCAGGATTACCATTCCGTATGCAAATGGCCGGATGAAGCATTTTGAATACAGTATTAAACGTCATTTGGTCGACAATTTGAATCTCATTGTTTTTAGGAACATCACTGAAAAAATAGAGATGGAAGCCCAGTTGCATAAATCAGATACACTCAATATGCTAGGGGAACTGGCAGCAGGCATTGCACATGAAATCCGCAATCCAATGACCGCTCTAAAAGGGTTCATCCAGCTGCTTGAGAGCAGCTCGGGTGATGCTTATTCGCTATATTTCCAGGTAATCAAGACCGAACTGCAGAGGATTGATTCGATCATCAATGAGTTCCTGGTTTTGGCCAAACCGCAATCAATTAAATTCGAATATACCAATATTTCAAGGATCATGGATGAGACTGCGGCCCTTCTGACCGCACAGGCGGTACTCCATGATGTGCAAATCAAAACCATTTATGACGATGATTTGCCAGAACTCATGTGTGAACCTAATCAATTAAAAAAGGTCTTTATCAATATCATAAAAAACGCAATAGAAGTCATGGCAAAAGGGGGCTTTGTGACTGTTACTGTCAGTCAGGCTCCAGGGAACAGAATACATATTTGCATCAAGGATGAAGGCGAAGGAATCCCTGCGGATCAGATCAAAAAGCTTGGTGAACCTTTTTACACCACAAAGGAAAGAGGAACAGGGCTCGGCCTGATGGTGAGTTTCAAAATTATTGAAGAACACGGGGGTACTATCGAAATAGAGAGCGAAGTGGGGCACGGAACGATCTTTCATATTTATTTGCCAATAACCAAGGAAGCGTCTGATTGA
- a CDS encoding metalloregulator ArsR/SmtB family transcription factor produces MQLDKIVAFHKAMGDPTRIRIVALLANGPLHGQAIAGKLGLTPPTITHHIKKLRDINVIVERRDKNTIYFHLNESVIKQQARTLGRLIEKKEGKVEEMIEQNIERQKVLENFLTKDGKLKNIPAQRKKKLMVFEYMVRGLKAGKKYPEKELNEYITKFHEDYATIRREFIINHYMYRENGIYELNPEEMWAKPE; encoded by the coding sequence ATGCAATTAGACAAAATTGTCGCTTTCCATAAAGCGATGGGAGACCCGACAAGGATCAGGATTGTGGCATTACTTGCAAATGGGCCGCTTCATGGCCAGGCGATTGCAGGAAAACTGGGCCTTACTCCGCCGACAATCACACATCATATCAAGAAATTGCGGGATATAAATGTCATTGTTGAGCGCAGAGATAAAAATACAATTTATTTTCACCTGAATGAATCAGTAATCAAGCAACAGGCAAGGACGCTAGGCAGGTTAATCGAGAAAAAAGAAGGGAAGGTGGAAGAGATGATTGAACAAAATATCGAAAGGCAAAAGGTGCTCGAGAATTTCTTGACGAAAGACGGTAAATTAAAAAATATTCCGGCACAACGGAAGAAGAAGCTGATGGTATTTGAATACATGGTCCGAGGTTTGAAAGCCGGAAAAAAATATCCGGAAAAGGAATTGAACGAATATATTACAAAGTTCCATGAGGATTATGCGACAATCAGAAGAGAATTCATCATCAATCATTACATGTATCGTGAAAATGGGATTTATGAATTGAACCCTGAAGAAATGTGGGCAAAACCTGAGTAA